A genome region from Alicyclobacillus acidocaldarius subsp. acidocaldarius DSM 446 includes the following:
- the pabB gene encoding aminodeoxychorismate synthase component I, with protein sequence MGHSLRLVYDFALADGEKPRRLVFQNPRHVWCATDVDDVVVAMDAAVACAKRGAWVCGFVSYEAAPAFEPHLRAHRPFVDLPLAWFAAFDRPEPCGDREAESDVHCTPASTCEMGAVNPGTSPMWWTGFSQPYREVVEDIRQSIARGEVYQVNATGRIAFRGRVASERLYEALRRSQMATYAAWLHLEPWDIVSVSPELFYRRNGRAMVTRPMKGTSPRALRQEDDLAHRDHLLRSEKERAENLMIVDLLRNDLGQIAVPGTVHVDRLFDVEDYPTVWQMTSTISCVLRGEIDTVNIFRALFPCGSVTGAPKAASMQAIAELERMPRGVYCGAIGLWTPDDREVWSVAIRTLVGRRDRATWVYGTGSGVTWDSSPEREQAEVFLKAAVLERAGITPFVELLETIRLDDRVWFLYEEHRARVLASARTFGIPLEPRTLDEAMSACAAQHPEGTWRVRVCVSLAGNVTWEASQFDGSHFAATIQEAIRQGERRTMAILPEPVDRRWIWLYHKTTDRAFYDRVRSYAPEAFDVLLYNEDGEVTEGTFGNIAYELDGTWYTPPVECGLLPGTLRSRLIRQGELRERVLHLTEIDRVTRWCWFNGLRGVIPVVLAGSHGHARRSDRTDPSRRWYRGERQP encoded by the coding sequence ATGGGACATTCGTTGAGGCTCGTGTATGATTTTGCTTTGGCGGACGGGGAGAAACCGCGTCGACTCGTGTTTCAAAACCCGCGCCACGTTTGGTGCGCCACCGATGTGGACGACGTCGTCGTCGCGATGGATGCAGCCGTGGCGTGCGCCAAGCGCGGCGCATGGGTCTGCGGATTTGTGTCGTACGAAGCTGCGCCCGCCTTCGAACCACATTTGCGTGCCCATCGTCCGTTCGTAGATCTGCCGCTGGCGTGGTTCGCCGCTTTTGACCGACCCGAGCCATGCGGGGACCGCGAGGCGGAATCGGACGTCCATTGCACGCCGGCATCAACGTGTGAGATGGGCGCCGTCAACCCTGGCACATCACCGATGTGGTGGACCGGCTTCTCACAACCCTATCGCGAAGTGGTCGAGGACATTCGCCAATCCATCGCCCGCGGCGAGGTGTATCAGGTGAACGCCACCGGCCGCATTGCGTTTCGAGGGCGTGTGGCGTCCGAACGGCTGTACGAAGCCCTGCGCCGGTCGCAGATGGCGACTTACGCCGCCTGGCTTCACCTGGAGCCGTGGGACATTGTGTCTGTTTCGCCTGAGCTCTTCTATCGGCGTAACGGCAGGGCGATGGTGACTCGTCCCATGAAAGGTACGTCTCCCCGCGCTTTGCGTCAAGAAGACGATCTCGCTCATCGCGATCACCTGCTGCGCTCGGAGAAAGAGCGAGCCGAGAACCTCATGATCGTCGATCTCTTGCGCAACGACCTTGGGCAAATTGCAGTCCCTGGGACCGTGCATGTGGACCGGTTGTTTGACGTCGAGGACTATCCGACCGTGTGGCAGATGACGTCCACCATTTCCTGTGTGCTGCGAGGCGAGATCGACACGGTGAATATTTTCCGTGCCCTCTTTCCGTGCGGGTCCGTCACAGGCGCACCCAAGGCCGCGTCGATGCAGGCCATCGCGGAACTGGAGCGAATGCCGCGCGGGGTGTACTGCGGTGCAATTGGCCTTTGGACGCCCGACGATCGAGAGGTGTGGAGCGTCGCCATCCGAACGCTCGTCGGACGGCGCGATCGCGCCACGTGGGTGTACGGCACGGGAAGCGGCGTGACGTGGGACTCATCGCCAGAGCGCGAGCAAGCCGAAGTCTTTCTCAAAGCGGCTGTGCTGGAGCGGGCAGGCATCACTCCGTTCGTCGAGCTTCTGGAGACCATCCGGCTGGACGACCGGGTCTGGTTCCTCTACGAGGAACACCGCGCTCGGGTTCTTGCGTCGGCGCGCACATTCGGCATTCCGCTTGAGCCGCGCACGCTGGACGAGGCGATGTCCGCTTGTGCTGCACAACACCCGGAAGGCACCTGGCGTGTGAGGGTCTGCGTGTCGCTTGCGGGGAATGTGACCTGGGAAGCCTCCCAGTTCGACGGTTCCCATTTTGCGGCCACCATCCAAGAGGCCATTCGACAGGGTGAGCGCCGCACGATGGCGATCTTGCCAGAGCCGGTCGATCGCCGGTGGATTTGGTTGTATCATAAGACGACCGATCGCGCCTTTTATGATCGCGTTCGCAGCTACGCGCCGGAGGCGTTCGACGTGTTGTTGTACAACGAGGACGGGGAAGTGACGGAAGGCACGTTTGGGAATATCGCGTATGAGCTCGACGGCACCTGGTACACGCCGCCTGTGGAATGCGGACTGCTGCCCGGGACCCTGCGTTCCCGCCTGATCCGCCAGGGTGAGCTGCGCGAACGCGTCCTTCACCTCACGGAGATCGACCGCGTCACGCGCTGGTGTTGGTTCAACGGACTCCGCGGCGTGATCCCGGTGGTGCTGGCGGGATCGCACGGACACGCGCGTCGCAGCGATAGGACGGACCCATCGCGAAGATGGTATCGAGGGGAGAGGCAACCTTGA
- a CDS encoding RluA family pseudouridine synthase encodes MIEIIIGPSDDGKPVHKWLRLLLPGLPLSGVYKSIRTGRVKVNGKRAKQDTRLHEGDIVHLYFSDEDYASLHAHPVAKYQGVSRAIDILYEDDEIVAVNKPVGVLTHPADGEYKTSLAAQVEAYVYDRGAREGAFRAAPVHRLDRNTSGVVVFAKTARAAKAWADAFHRGEVEKEYLAIVEGEWSGRGRVAVDVRREGNVTRVVDDSGKPSETAYEVVASSRGTSLVRLHLLTGRTHQIRVHMAHLGHPLLADRKYGARPIRGESFYLHAHRVRWNQVHVTAPLPDRMTEKLRTLGYKVADLV; translated from the coding sequence TTGATTGAAATCATCATTGGCCCATCGGACGACGGCAAGCCAGTTCATAAGTGGCTTCGACTGCTCCTGCCGGGCCTTCCTCTGTCGGGCGTGTACAAGAGCATTCGCACGGGGCGGGTGAAGGTCAATGGAAAGCGGGCGAAGCAGGACACGCGCCTGCACGAGGGCGACATCGTGCACCTGTACTTCAGCGATGAAGATTACGCATCGCTTCATGCGCATCCCGTTGCGAAATACCAAGGCGTTTCGCGCGCGATCGACATCTTGTACGAAGATGACGAGATCGTGGCGGTGAACAAACCAGTCGGTGTGCTCACGCATCCGGCGGACGGGGAATATAAGACGAGCCTCGCTGCGCAAGTGGAAGCCTACGTGTACGATCGCGGCGCGCGAGAGGGAGCTTTTCGCGCCGCGCCGGTTCATCGCCTCGATCGAAATACGAGCGGTGTCGTCGTATTCGCGAAGACGGCGCGTGCAGCCAAAGCCTGGGCTGACGCGTTCCACCGGGGCGAGGTGGAAAAGGAATACCTCGCAATCGTCGAAGGCGAATGGTCCGGCCGCGGCCGCGTGGCGGTGGACGTTCGTCGAGAAGGCAACGTGACCCGTGTTGTGGACGACAGCGGCAAACCAAGCGAAACGGCGTACGAAGTTGTCGCGTCGAGCCGCGGGACGTCACTGGTTCGGCTGCACCTGTTGACGGGTAGGACGCATCAGATTCGCGTGCACATGGCGCACCTTGGCCATCCGCTCTTGGCGGATCGAAAGTATGGCGCTCGTCCCATCCGGGGAGAGAGCTTCTACCTGCACGCGCATCGCGTAAGATGGAACCAGGTCCATGTGACGGCGCCACTGCCCGACCGTATGACGGAAAAACTGCGCACACTCGGTTACAAGGTTGCCGATCTCGTTTAG
- a CDS encoding acyl-CoA thioesterase: MNVTQMEVVVRCTEIDVNGHVNNAKYLEYYEWGREDWFEQQGLDYHTLKSLGAVTVVARAEVDYHQAAHQNDRLTITTWLERVGRTSLRMRQRITGPFGALVSEALFVIVTVSPDTGKPVLVPERLRVLAAPGT; the protein is encoded by the coding sequence ATGAATGTCACACAAATGGAAGTCGTGGTCCGCTGCACCGAGATCGACGTCAACGGGCATGTGAATAACGCCAAGTATCTGGAGTACTACGAGTGGGGACGAGAAGATTGGTTTGAACAGCAGGGGCTGGATTACCACACGCTCAAGAGCCTCGGCGCCGTCACCGTGGTGGCGCGCGCCGAGGTCGACTACCATCAGGCAGCGCACCAGAACGACCGCCTGACCATCACGACATGGCTCGAGCGGGTGGGGCGCACGAGCCTGCGGATGCGGCAGCGCATCACGGGTCCATTCGGCGCCCTCGTGAGCGAGGCTTTGTTTGTGATTGTCACGGTGTCTCCAGACACGGGAAAGCCGGTCCTCGTGCCTGAGCGGCTGCGCGTGCTCGCCGCACCCGGGACTTGA
- a CDS encoding M23 family metallopeptidase has protein sequence MRRTHSITRLPRFTCLLKASACLWIAVLLAFPVQANASENRNAHPQAQLLPVYKKYGDLYDVDWAVLAAIDRYAELTKSKDARERAPYYGYAMDDPAWSGPANPNPEDVFAPTISLFGGLGQDANGDRLALPFDPEDRIKSLARFIDEEAGEDEDQAVWTLFQDPVAVERVSAFARIFHAFGIDPQGHAFPIDKRYNYTIKHTFGAGRSYGGRRIHEGVDIFASYGTPVLACAYGYVELMGWNRYGGWRIGIRDANNTYYYYAHLSAYAKSLRTGDLVRPGQIIGYVGSTGYGPPGTAGKFPPHLHFGMYKDTGRREWAFNPSAYLLQWQRQPQVVLRGPVANPSSTS, from the coding sequence TTGCGCCGAACTCATTCTATCACGCGCCTTCCCCGGTTCACATGTCTGCTGAAGGCCAGCGCCTGTCTCTGGATCGCCGTGCTCCTCGCGTTTCCCGTTCAGGCAAACGCATCCGAGAATCGAAACGCCCATCCGCAGGCTCAGTTGCTTCCCGTCTACAAGAAATACGGAGACCTGTACGACGTCGATTGGGCCGTGCTCGCGGCCATCGATCGGTATGCCGAGCTGACCAAATCCAAGGACGCCCGCGAACGTGCTCCTTACTACGGTTACGCGATGGACGATCCGGCTTGGAGCGGTCCGGCGAATCCCAACCCAGAGGACGTGTTTGCACCAACAATTTCTCTGTTTGGTGGCCTCGGTCAGGATGCCAACGGAGATCGGCTTGCACTCCCGTTTGACCCTGAGGACCGCATCAAGTCGCTGGCGCGATTCATCGATGAGGAAGCGGGAGAAGACGAGGACCAGGCCGTGTGGACGCTATTCCAAGATCCTGTGGCTGTGGAACGGGTGAGCGCGTTCGCGCGAATCTTCCACGCCTTCGGAATCGATCCTCAGGGCCACGCGTTTCCCATCGACAAAAGGTACAACTACACCATCAAGCACACGTTTGGAGCGGGCCGCAGCTATGGCGGACGGCGAATCCACGAAGGTGTGGATATCTTTGCGAGTTACGGGACGCCGGTCCTCGCGTGCGCCTACGGTTATGTGGAACTCATGGGCTGGAACCGATATGGCGGCTGGAGAATCGGGATTCGGGATGCGAACAACACGTACTATTACTACGCACACCTTTCCGCCTACGCGAAGTCGCTTCGCACCGGCGACTTGGTTCGTCCCGGTCAGATCATTGGCTACGTAGGTTCGACGGGATACGGACCTCCGGGTACTGCGGGGAAATTTCCGCCGCATCTCCACTTTGGCATGTACAAGGACACGGGCAGACGCGAATGGGCCTTTAATCCCTCGGCGTATCTGTTGCAGTGGCAGCGCCAACCGCAAGTGGTCCTTCGGGGCCCCGTCGCGAATCCTTCATCGACTTCATGA
- a CDS encoding acyl-CoA thioesterase — protein MEPRPARLSRTYMTDLVLPPDTNQFGTIFGGKVMAYIDKIAAISAMRHARQRVVTASSDSLDFLAPIRVGQAIHLEAFVTYAHKTSMEVFVKVLAENLLTGETVLTARSYLTFVAIDEEGRPVEVPPVLPETEEEKAHYESAPRRREQRLARRQAASQGELPMP, from the coding sequence TTGGAACCCAGACCTGCGCGTTTGTCTCGGACCTACATGACCGACTTGGTGCTCCCGCCGGATACCAATCAGTTTGGGACGATCTTCGGTGGCAAGGTGATGGCCTACATCGACAAAATCGCGGCCATCAGCGCCATGCGGCACGCGCGCCAGCGAGTGGTCACCGCGTCCAGCGACAGCTTGGATTTCTTAGCACCCATCCGCGTCGGACAAGCGATTCACCTCGAGGCCTTCGTGACGTACGCGCACAAGACCTCGATGGAAGTCTTCGTGAAGGTCTTGGCGGAGAACTTGCTCACGGGAGAAACGGTCCTTACGGCGAGATCGTACCTGACGTTTGTCGCCATCGATGAAGAGGGGCGCCCGGTTGAAGTGCCGCCCGTTCTTCCCGAAACGGAGGAGGAAAAGGCGCATTACGAATCGGCTCCGCGGCGCAGGGAACAGCGGCTCGCGCGCCGTCAGGCGGCATCGCAAGGGGAACTCCCAATGCCCTGA